One part of the Quercus lobata isolate SW786 chromosome 7, ValleyOak3.0 Primary Assembly, whole genome shotgun sequence genome encodes these proteins:
- the LOC115951572 gene encoding uncharacterized protein LOC115951572, whose amino-acid sequence MYNGRTDLVKHISHFNQRMTVHSKNEALICKVFPSSLGLVAMRWFDGLGASSIDSFKGFTQAFGSRFITCNRVSRPLDSLLSMAIGEGKTLKTYLDRYWEMFNEIDRDFDDVGIRTFKVGLPVEHDLRKSLTKKPVRNMCRLMDRIDEYKRVEEDQ is encoded by the coding sequence atgtacaatggtCGAACAGACCTTGTGAAGCACATAAGCCACTTCAACCAGAGAATGACTGTGCACTCCAAGAATGAGGCCTTGATATGCAAGGTGTTTCCCTCCAGTTTAGGGCTTGTGGCcatgaggtggtttgatggcTTAGGAGCAAGTTCCATTGATTCCTTTAAGGGATTCACTCAGGCATTTGGatctcgctttattacatgtAATAGGGTTTCTCGGCCCTTAGATTCTCTACTGTCTATGGCCATAGGAGAAGGAAAGACCCTGAAAACGTACTTAgatagatactgggagatgttcaatgagatcGACAGGGATTTTGATGACGTGGGTATAAGGACTTTCAAGGTCGGCCTGCCTGTTgagcatgatttgagaaagTCCTTAACCAAGAAGCCAGTAAGGAATATGTGTCGGCTTATGGATCGTATTGACGAATATAAGCGAGTTGAGGAAGATCAAtag
- the LOC115953432 gene encoding F-box protein At2g32560-like — translation MLYLLISCVSFSFIFLSKSFTHKSLPSWEAEMKLLSPWFWGELSTFLLSWFKKSRPAISFFQVPVLFIPLKNMGHSSKVENVEEKGDVSLLDLPDLALDCILERLSPAGLCSMAAVCSSLRDRCRSDHLWKKHKENKWDRVISDATYREWKMHVVSRKRPTLLDQSKRKGLFNSLFGDWPSSWFRPKLESSSKSRRSLPVDSIKAWYQSLESGKLWFPSQVYNRENGNVGFMLSCYDAELSYVSKNDTFQARYLPHGRRTTEDNIQWERLRAPPVDTPPNVLHVSDCLDDLKPGDHIEIQWRKAREFPYGWWYGIIGHLEACDRNENHCHCHYSDSVILEFNQYSPDSKWRRMVINRKSHREEGNEVDGFYGGIRKLYEDEEIARWKRLWPTQILD, via the exons ATGCTTTACCTCCTAATCTCTTGTGtatccttctccttcatcttcctttccAAGTCTTTCACTCACAAGTCACTCCCTTCATGGGAGGCTGAGATGAAATTGTTGTCACCTTGGTTCTGGGGTGAATTATCAACTTTTCTTTTGTCTTGGTTCAAGAAAAGTAGGCCTGCTATCAGTTTCTTTCAAGTACCTGTATTATTCATTCCATTGAAGAACATGGGACATAGCTCAAAAGTAGAGAATGTAGAGGAGAAAGGTGATGTTTCTCTGTTGGATTTGCCTGACTTGGCCTTGGACTGCATTCTTGAACGGCTTTCGCCAGCCGGGTTATGTAGTATGGCAGCAGTGTGTAGTTCTTTGAGGGATAGATGTAGGAGTGATCATTTATGGAAGAAACACAAGGAGAACAAGTGGGATAGAGTGATTAGTGATGCTACTTATAGAGAATGGAAAATGCATGTAGTCTCAAGAAAAAGACCAACCCTTTTGGATCAAAGCAAGAGAAAAGGGTTATTTAACTCCCTTTTTGGGGATTGGCCTTCTTCATGGTTTAGACCAAAATTAGAAAGCAGCAGCAAGTCAAGGAGGTCTTTACCGGTTGATTCAATCAAGGCTTGGTATCAATCCCTTGAAAGTGGCAAGTTATGGTTTCCATCTCAAGTCTATAATCGTGAG AATGGTAATGTTGGTTTTATGCTGTCATGTTATGATGCTGAACTTAGCTATGTCTCGAAGAATGACACCTTTCAGGCAAG ATACTTGCCGCATGGGCGGCGAACAACAGAGGATAATATACAATGGGAGAGGCTAAGAGCACCACCGGTTGATACTCCTCCAAATGTTCTTCATGTCTCTGATTGTTTAGATGACTTAAAGCCTGGTGATCACATTGAGATCCAGTGGAGAAAAGCCAGAGAATTCCCCTATG GTTGGTGGTATGGAATCATTGGTCACTTGGAAGCATGTGACAGGAATGAGAATCACTGCCACTGCCATTATAGTG ATTCAGTGATATTGGAGTTCAACCAGTATTCTCCTGACTCAAAATGGAGAAGAATGGTGATAAACAGGAAGAGCCACCGGGAGGAAGGCAATGAAGTGGATGGCTTCTATGGTGGAATTAGGAAGCTTTATGAAGATGAGGAGATTGCAAGGTGGAAACGCCTTTGGCCAACCCAAATATTGGATTAG
- the LOC115951364 gene encoding pentatricopeptide repeat-containing protein At5g50390, chloroplastic-like — MEIPLLSYHFPFTVKDKKSMFSGYCFSFSRRKWINPFDRIRCCSLEVQGVQQPWLKPKPSKIDVGERKETVLEEPQMRKHPSSGICSQIEKLVLNKRYREALELFEILEFEGGFELESSAYDALISACIGLKSIRGVKRVFSYMSSNGFDLDLYMRNRVLLMHVKCGMMIDARKLFVEMPEKNLVSWNMIIGGLVDSGDYAEVFQLFLIMWEESLDGGSRTFAMMIRASAGLGHIFVGRQLHTCTLKMGVADNIFVTCALIDMYSKCGSIEDAQCVFDEMPEKTTVGWNSIIAGYALHGYSEEAVSKFYEMRDSGVEMDHFTFSMVLRICTRLASLEHAKQAHASLVRHGFGLDIVANTALVDFYSKWGRMEDARHVFDKMPQKNVISWNALIAGYGNHGHGEEAIEMFEQMLQGKMIPDHVTFLAVLSACSYSGLSERGWAYFKSMSRDHKIKPRAMHYACMIELLGKDGLLDEAFALIKSAPFRPTANMWAALLTACRVHENLEIGKLAAEKLYGMEPEKLSNYFVLLNIYNSSGKLKEAAAVVQTLRRKGMRMLPACSWIEVKKQPYFFHSGDKSHAQTKGIYQKLDNLMLEISKHGYVPERKNLLPDVDVQEERVILYHSEKLAIAFGLINTPGWTPLQIVQSHRICGDCHSAIKLIAMVTGREIVVRDASRFHHFRDASCSCGDYW, encoded by the coding sequence ATGGAAATCCCACTCCTAAGCTACCATTTTCCTTTCACTGTCAAGGACAAGAAATCTATGTTTTCTGGGTATTGTTTTTCATTTAGTAGGAGAAAATGGATAAACCCTTTTGATAGGATTAGGTGTTGTTCACTGGAAGTACAAGGGGTGCAGCAGCCATGGCTGAAGCCGAAACCGTCGAAAATTGATGTTGGGGAGAGGAAAGAGACGGTTTTGGAAGAACCCCAGATGAGAAAACATCCCAGTTCTGGGATTTGTAGTCAGATAGAGAAGCTGGTTTTAAATAAGAGGTATAGGGAGGCACTTGAGTTGTTTGAGATTTTGGAGTTTGAGGGTGGTTTTGAATTGGAATCTAGCGCATATGATGCACTGATTAGCGCTTGCATAGGTTTGAAGTCGATTAGAGGGGTGAAAAGGGTGTTTAGTTATATGAGCAGTAATGGGTTTGACTTGGATTTGTATATGAGGAACAGGGTGCTGCTTATGCATGTCAAATGTGGGATGATGATTGATGCGCGTAAGTTGTTTGTTGAAATGCCGGAGAAGAATTTGGTCTCCTGGAATATGATAATTGGGGGGCTTGTGGATTCCGGTGATTATGCTGAGGTGTTCCAGCTGTTTTTAATTATGTGGGAGGAGTCTTTAGATGGTGGGTCGCGCACATTTGCCATGATGATTCGGGCATCTGCTGGGTTGGGACACATTTTCGTGGGAAGACAGCTTCACACTTGTACTTTAAAGATGGGTGTTGCTGACAATATATTTGTGACTTGTGCTCTAATTGACATGTATAGTAAGTGTGGGAGCATTGAAGATGCTCAATGTGTATTTGATGAGATGCCGGAGAAGACAACAGTTGGGTGGAATTCCATTATTGCAGGTTATGCACTTCATGGTTATAGTGAAGAAGCTGTCAGTAAGTTCTATGAGATGCGTGATTCTGGTGTTGAAATGGACCATTTCACATTTTCAATGGTTTTAAGAATATGTACGAGGTTGGCTTCTTTAGAGCATGCTAAGCAAGCTCATGCGAGTTTGGTTCGTCATGGTTTTGGATTAGATATAGTAGCGAACACAGCACTTGTAGATTTCTATAGCAAATGGGGGAGAATGGAAGATGCCCGTCATGTCTTTGACAAGATGCCACAAAAGAATGTTATATCTTGGAATGCCTTAATTGCTGGCTATGGTAATCATGGTCATGGAGAAGAAGCTATTGAGATGTTTGAGCAGATGCTTCAGGGAAAAATGATACCCGACCATGTCACCTTTCTTGCAGTTTTATCTGCTTGTAGTTATTCAGGTTTATCAGAACGTGGGTGGGCGTATTTTAAATCAATGAGTAGGGATCACAAGATTAAGCCCCGTGCTATGCATTATGCATGTATGATTGAATTATTAGGTAAAGACGGTCTTTTAGATGAAGCCTTTGCACTGATAAAAAGTGCTCCATTTAGGCCTACAGCTAACATGTGGGCTGCCCTGCTGACAGCTTGTCGTGTCCATGAGAATTTAGAGATTGGAAAATTGGCTGCTGAGAAGCTTTATGGAATGGAGCCTGAAAAGCTTAGTAATTATTTTGtgcttttaaatatatacaacAGCTCTGGCAAGTTGAAGGAAGCTGCTGCTGTTGTTCAGACCTTAAGAAGAAAGGGTATGAGAATGCTTCCAGCATGCAGTTGGATTGAAGTTAAAAAGCAGCCGTATTTTTTCCATTCTGGAGATAAAAGCCATGCCCAAACGAAAGGGATATACCAGAAATTGGACAACTTGATGCTAGAGATTTCAAAACATGGTTATGTTCCTGAGAGAAAAAATTTGCTTCCCGATGTTGATGTTCAGGAAGAGCGGGTTATATTGTACCACAGTGAGAAACTGGCAATAGCTTTTGGGCTGATCAACACTCCAGGTTGGACACCACTGCAAATTGTGCAGAGCCATCGGATTTGTGGTGACTGCCACAGTGCAATTAAGTTAATAGCCATGGTTACTGGACGTGAAATTGTTGTGAGGGACGCTAGCAGATTCCACCATTTTAGAGATGCCAGTTGTTCATGTGGGGATTATTGGTGA